A window of Desulfobacterales bacterium genomic DNA:
GGCAAGACAGGGATTTCTGAGCGACTCAGCCCAGATCGACGTGACCCTCGGCCTCAATGCCCAAGATCAGGTTTCGATCATGACCTTTGATAATACAGCTGCTTTGGATGCCATTGAGAATGGGTTTGAGACAGCGGTTTAATTTCGCAACCTAGCGGCAGGGCCCACACTGGGTGCGGTCCTAAAGAAAGGAAATGAAACGGTCGCATCCGCTGGCGTCCAACCCGGATTCAGTGCTGGCCCTTATGCAACCACCGCCGGTGAGCACACGCTGCGGGTTCAAAATGGACCCGATATTCTCGACCAGGACAATGACACCGTGCAAGATGATCGTGCCTACTGGATCTATATAACCGGTTCGGTCTTCAAAAAAACCGTCAATCTCCTTTCGATCGAGAGTATTCCGGGCGAACTCATCGAGGGTCAAGAACCGCCTCCGGCGGCATTTTCTACCTGCTGTGCGTTTGGCGTCGCCATCCAAGTGTCGCAGAATCAATGTAACACGTTGGATGGCACGTATCTCGGTGATGTTGATCCCTCTAAAAATCCATGCCAAGGGACACCATTCTTCTCCTTTGGGGCGCAATCCTTAAATGAGGCCCCACACCGAGAGACACTTTTAGAGCAATATACCGGCTTTTAAACTTTAGGCACTAAAAATAGGCAGAATCGTACATAATGGTTTTGCCTATTTATTTTCAAATTAAAAATTTGCTTGAACCACAGTTCTCCTATCCTTTTTAAAACCCGATGGTTCTCCTCTTCTCACAGCTTCAATATGCTTCAAAACGGCATAAAGGTCTGTTTAGCATACGGTCTTTTTACTTCTTCAGTGGAAAATCTTGCATTTTCGCGCAATAAGCCCTAAATGTAATCGATTAGCATTGTTGCGTAACAAACACAAAAAAACATTATTCAAATAAAATTTACCATGAAACCCATTGTTGCCATCGTCGGCCGTCCCAATGTCGGCAAATCCACTTTTTTCAATCGGGTCACACGCACCCAGGATGCCCTGGTGGATGATTTCCCGGGTGTCACCCGTGACCGGCATTACGGTGATGCCGTCTGGGACGATATTGCTTTTACCCTGGTGGATACCGGCGGATTCACCGAAGGCGATGAATTTGCCGATGAAATTCGATTTCAAGTCCATCAAGCCCTTGCAGATGCCGATATCATCGTTTTGCTGCTGGACGGCAAAGAGGGGATCTCGCCCTTTGACCGCGATATTGTCAAACTGCTGCGCGTCACATCCAAACCGGTTTTCTATGCCATTAACAAAATCGATGGCGCCGAATGCGAAACGCATGTATCTGAATTTTACAGCCTGGGAATTGAATCTCTGTATCCCATATCGGCAGAGCACCGCTACGGGATGGTGGATTTTTTGGATGCCCTGGTGGAAAGGGTTGCCGCGGTAGCTCAGCACAGTGAGTTGCAGGCGCTTGAAGGGAGCATCGGTGTGGCGGTGGTCGGCCGTCCCAATGTCGGCAAATCCTCTCTGATTAATCGGATTTTGGGACAGGAACGACTGCTGGTCAGCGACCGGCCGGGCACGACCCGGGATGCCATTGATACAGTCTGCCAGGTGGCGGGTAAATCGTATTTGCTGATCGATACGGCCGGTATACGTCGCAAGGGCAAAGTCACCCGTAAAATTGAAAAGTTTTCGATTATCAAAGCGTTGCGAAGTTTGGACCGTTGCGATGTGGCCCTGATTATTTTGGATAGCAACGAGGGGATCACTGATCAGGATATCAATATTGCCGGATATGCCTATGAGCGCGGATGCGGCTGTATTTTTTTGCTGAATAAATGGGATCTTGTCGAAAAGGACACCCATACGGCCAAAAAATATCTGGCGGAGCTAAGAATGCGGGCCAAATTTCTGGGTTTTGCGCCAGCCATGACCATATCAGCGTTGACCGGTCAGCGGGTGACCAAAATCTTTAAGCTGGTGGATGATGTCTATGACCAATATGTGCGGCGAATCGCAACCGGGCAGCTGAACCGCATTCTGGAAACTGCCACGGCGCAAAATCCGCCGCCGTTGCATCGCGGCAAACCGCTTAAATTTTATTTTGCCACCCAGGTCAGCACCAGACCGCCCACAGTGGTTTGCTTTGTCAATCATCCAAAAGCCGTCCATTTTTCCTATAAACGCTTTTTAATCAATCAGATCCGGGAGCACGCCGCGCTGGACCAAACGCCCATTCGACTGTTGCTGAGACCGCGCCAACAACGCACAAAAAAAAGGCGAAAGAGGAAAAAATCCGCTAACAAATAACCAATAACAAAAAATACCTACAGGTATTTTTCTATGGATATCTTTGACTATCATGCCCAAAAAGCGGCGGCAGAGACGATGCCGTTGGCCGAGCGAATGCGGCCGCGCACTATCAATGAATTTGTCGGCCAGAAAGCCGCGGTGGGTGAGGGGTCGCTGATTCGGCATGCCATCGAAACGGACCATATATTTTCAATGATTCTATGGGGTCCGCCCGGCTGCGGCAAAACAACGCTGGCTCGAATCATTGCCGGAGAAACCCGCTCGCATTTTGTTCATTTTTCAGCCGTACTCTCCGGTGTCAAAGAAATACGAGCAGTGATTGCGGAAGCACGCGACCAGCAGAAAATGTATCGCAAGCGTACGATTTTGTTTGTTGATGAAATCCATCGATTTAACAAGGCCCAGCAGGATGCTTTCCTGCACCATGTGGAGAGCGGCTTGATCACCCTGATCGGCGCCACCACTGAAAACCCATCATTTGAAGTCATTGCGCCCCTGTTGTCGCGCTGTCGGGTGATCACGTTGGATCAACTCACAAAAGAAGACCTCGGTACCATCATTGAGCATTGTCTGCAAAACCCGCAAAAAGGGCTGGGAAAATTTGAGCTTTCGTTGGATCCCGAAGCGCACGATTATATTGTCCGGATTG
This region includes:
- the der gene encoding ribosome biogenesis GTPase Der, translating into MKPIVAIVGRPNVGKSTFFNRVTRTQDALVDDFPGVTRDRHYGDAVWDDIAFTLVDTGGFTEGDEFADEIRFQVHQALADADIIVLLLDGKEGISPFDRDIVKLLRVTSKPVFYAINKIDGAECETHVSEFYSLGIESLYPISAEHRYGMVDFLDALVERVAAVAQHSELQALEGSIGVAVVGRPNVGKSSLINRILGQERLLVSDRPGTTRDAIDTVCQVAGKSYLLIDTAGIRRKGKVTRKIEKFSIIKALRSLDRCDVALIILDSNEGITDQDINIAGYAYERGCGCIFLLNKWDLVEKDTHTAKKYLAELRMRAKFLGFAPAMTISALTGQRVTKIFKLVDDVYDQYVRRIATGQLNRILETATAQNPPPLHRGKPLKFYFATQVSTRPPTVVCFVNHPKAVHFSYKRFLINQIREHAALDQTPIRLLLRPRQQRTKKRRKRKKSANK